In Rhodospirillales bacterium, the following proteins share a genomic window:
- a CDS encoding D-glycerate dehydrogenase → MAKPKLFVLNKLPEAVEARLSRDYDARLNADDKTYSPSEIVAGAKGMDGIVTSPTTAVRADVIEKLDKSVRVIATFSVGFDHVDLQAAKARGIVVTNTPEVLTDATADLAMLLLLAGARRAYEGQKILREGRWIGWRPTQLIGVGAQGKRLGIYGMGRIGQAVARRAKPFGFELHYHDQAPLPADKTEGAKYHANVEEMLPFCDYLTIHCPLTPETRKFLNAARIAKLPKGAVIVNTARGPVIDDDALIAALKSGHVAAAGLDVFDGEPKIHPGYLGLDNAYLLPHLGSATLDTRNAMGFRALDNLDAFFKGQAPRDRVA, encoded by the coding sequence GTGGCCAAACCGAAACTGTTCGTCCTCAACAAGCTGCCCGAGGCCGTCGAGGCGCGGCTTTCGCGCGATTACGACGCCCGGCTCAACGCCGACGACAAGACCTATTCGCCCTCCGAAATCGTTGCCGGCGCCAAGGGCATGGACGGGATCGTCACCAGCCCGACCACGGCGGTCCGCGCCGACGTGATCGAAAAGCTGGACAAGAGCGTCCGCGTCATCGCCACCTTCTCGGTCGGGTTCGACCACGTCGATCTGCAGGCGGCCAAGGCGCGCGGCATCGTCGTCACCAACACGCCCGAGGTGCTGACCGACGCCACCGCCGATCTTGCCATGCTGCTGCTGCTGGCGGGCGCGCGCCGCGCCTACGAAGGCCAGAAGATCCTGCGCGAAGGCCGCTGGATCGGCTGGCGGCCGACCCAGCTGATCGGCGTCGGCGCGCAGGGAAAGCGCCTCGGCATCTACGGCATGGGCCGCATCGGCCAGGCGGTCGCGCGCCGCGCCAAGCCGTTCGGCTTCGAGCTGCACTACCACGACCAGGCGCCCCTGCCGGCCGACAAGACCGAAGGCGCGAAGTATCACGCCAACGTCGAGGAGATGCTGCCCTTCTGCGACTACCTCACCATCCATTGCCCGTTGACGCCGGAAACGCGCAAGTTCCTGAACGCGGCCCGGATCGCCAAACTGCCCAAGGGCGCGGTCATCGTGAACACCGCGCGCGGGCCGGTGATCGACGACGACGCCCTGATCGCGGCGCTGAAGTCGGGCCATGTGGCGGCCGCCGGGCTCGACGTGTTCGACGGCGAGCCCAAGATCCATCCCGGCTATCTCGGCCTCGACAACGCCTACCTGCTGCCGCATCTCGGCAGCGCCACGCTCGATACCCGCAATGCCATGGGCTTCCGCGCCCTCGACAACCTGGATGCGTTCTTCAAGGGCCAAGCCCCGCGCGACCGGGTGGCGTGA
- a CDS encoding Bax inhibitor-1/YccA family protein produces the protein MARDTDKRFDARSEYMSRTEAELAHVDVGLRQHMLKVYNYMASGLTLTGMVAYAAGNSPAVMNLLYAQGPAGQLSPTILAWIVMLAPIGMVFFLAARIHAMQAQTAQTMFWVYSALMGLSLANIFLVFTGASIARVFFITAGTFAGMSLYGYTTKRDLSRFGSFLFMGLIGVLIAAVVNLFLASSALHFVVSVVGVLVFIGLTAYDTQEIKSIYLESDSTEVSSKKAILGALKLYLDFINIFVMLIQLFGERR, from the coding sequence ATGGCCCGCGACACCGATAAACGTTTCGACGCCCGTTCCGAATACATGTCCCGGACGGAGGCCGAACTCGCGCACGTCGACGTCGGCCTGCGCCAGCACATGCTCAAGGTCTACAACTACATGGCCTCGGGCCTGACGCTGACCGGCATGGTCGCCTACGCCGCCGGCAATTCGCCCGCGGTCATGAACCTGCTCTACGCGCAAGGCCCGGCCGGCCAGCTTTCGCCGACGATCCTCGCCTGGATCGTGATGCTCGCGCCGATCGGCATGGTTTTCTTCCTCGCCGCCCGCATCCACGCGATGCAGGCCCAGACCGCCCAGACCATGTTCTGGGTCTATTCGGCGCTCATGGGCCTCTCGCTCGCCAACATCTTCCTCGTCTTCACCGGGGCGAGCATCGCGCGCGTCTTCTTCATCACCGCCGGCACGTTCGCGGGCATGAGCCTCTACGGCTACACCACCAAGCGCGACCTGTCGCGCTTCGGCTCGTTCCTGTTCATGGGCCTGATCGGCGTGCTGATCGCCGCCGTCGTCAACCTGTTCCTCGCCAGCTCGGCGCTGCACTTCGTGGTCTCGGTCGTCGGCGTGCTGGTGTTCATCGGCCTCACCGCCTACGACACCCAGGAGATCAAGTCGATCTACCTGGAAAGCGACAGCACCGAGGTTTCGAGCAAGAAGGCCATCTTGGGCGCCCTCAAGCTCTACCTCGACTTCATCAACATCTTCGTGATGCTGATCCAGCTGTTCGGCGAGCGCCGCTAA
- the thpR gene encoding RNA 2',3'-cyclic phosphodiesterase — translation MRLFVALPLPEDARARLAALQSGVPGARWVDRDNLHVTLRFVGETDRHGAEELDAGLGSIRAPAFGLTLAGVGFFDRGRYAHTLWAGVEKPEPVAFLRDKIESVVVRAGLEPERRKFSAHVTLARLDDVPSVRLGPYIETRHGFSAGPYPMTRFTLFESRRGGDGVHYEPLAEYPLSGIT, via the coding sequence ATGCGCCTGTTCGTCGCCCTGCCGTTGCCCGAGGACGCCCGCGCGCGCCTCGCCGCCCTGCAGAGCGGCGTGCCCGGCGCGCGCTGGGTCGATCGCGACAATCTCCATGTGACGCTCCGCTTCGTCGGCGAAACCGATCGCCACGGTGCCGAGGAACTGGACGCCGGACTCGGGTCGATCCGCGCGCCCGCCTTCGGCCTGACGTTGGCTGGCGTCGGGTTCTTCGACCGGGGTCGCTATGCCCACACCCTGTGGGCGGGGGTGGAGAAGCCCGAACCGGTCGCTTTCCTGCGCGACAAGATCGAATCGGTCGTCGTGCGCGCCGGCCTCGAACCGGAACGGCGCAAGTTTTCGGCGCACGTGACGCTGGCGCGTCTTGATGACGTGCCGAGCGTCCGGCTCGGGCCCTACATCGAAACGCGCCACGGCTTTTCCGCCGGGCCCTATCCGATGACCCGGTTCACCCTGTTCGAAAGCCGTCGCGGCGGCGACGGGGTCCACTACGAACCGCTCGCCGAATATCCGTTGTCGGGAATTACTTGA
- a CDS encoding SDR family oxidoreductase, whose amino-acid sequence MRLKDKVALVTGAASGFGEGIARRFAEEGASVLIADIAEDKGRDVTASIPRARFHAADVSRADHVRAMVQAALEAFGGLDILVNNAGATHRNQSLLEVDEATFDRIYAVNVKSIYLTALACVPIMRQQGGGAILNMASTAGGRPRPGLTWYNGTKGAAITLTRSMAVELAPERIRVNAINPVIGETGLTAAFMGGDSPELRKKFVASIPLGRMSRPLDVANAALFLCSAEAEFLTGVCLDVDGGRSV is encoded by the coding sequence ATGCGCCTGAAGGACAAAGTGGCCCTGGTGACCGGGGCGGCCTCCGGTTTCGGCGAAGGGATCGCCCGGCGCTTCGCCGAAGAAGGCGCCAGCGTGCTGATCGCCGACATCGCCGAGGACAAGGGCCGGGACGTGACCGCCTCGATCCCGCGCGCTCGCTTCCACGCCGCCGACGTTTCCCGCGCCGACCACGTCCGGGCGATGGTTCAGGCGGCGCTGGAGGCCTTCGGCGGCCTCGACATCCTGGTCAACAACGCCGGCGCGACCCATCGCAACCAGTCCCTGCTGGAGGTGGACGAGGCGACCTTCGATCGCATCTACGCGGTCAACGTCAAAAGCATCTACCTCACGGCGCTCGCCTGCGTGCCGATCATGCGCCAGCAGGGCGGCGGCGCGATCCTCAATATGGCTTCCACCGCCGGGGGCCGGCCCCGGCCGGGGCTCACCTGGTACAACGGCACCAAGGGGGCGGCGATCACGCTGACCCGCTCCATGGCGGTCGAGCTCGCGCCCGAGCGCATCCGGGTCAACGCCATCAATCCGGTGATCGGCGAAACCGGACTGACGGCGGCGTTCATGGGCGGCGACAGCCCGGAATTGCGGAAAAAATTCGTCGCCTCGATCCCCTTGGGGCGCATGAGCCGCCCCCTTGACGTCGCCAACGCCGCCCTGTTCTTGTGCTCGGCCGAAGCCGAGTTTCTGACCGGGGTCTGCCTCGACGTGGACGGCGGTCGAAGCGTCTGA
- a CDS encoding histidine kinase, with translation MPDPVVFKAAHTAADHWAHAAKACVDALLPLPAGANLGFVYATDRLAEDFSSILAYLRQKTGIEHWVGSVGIGICGNDTEYFDRPGLAVLVGVLPAGSFRMFPSITKGPDELADDIRAWMKQAPSAFGIVHADPENAETPRLLESLADAGAGFLVGGLASSRGALYQIAGRVTGGGVSGVLFAPGIAVATGQSQGCAPAGPMHTVTDAVENVIVTLDGQKPIEVLKADLGIADARALQELSGTVHAAFPVAGSDTGDYTVRTLVGADPVRGWLAVGGAVAAGDRIMFVRRDPKSAESDLARMADDLKRRTGGRPKAGIYISCIARGVAMFGREGRELDLIRARLGDFPLVGFYAGGEISNARLYGYTGVLALFL, from the coding sequence TTGCCGGACCCCGTCGTCTTCAAGGCCGCCCACACCGCCGCCGACCATTGGGCGCACGCCGCCAAGGCGTGCGTCGATGCGCTCCTGCCGTTGCCCGCCGGCGCGAACCTCGGCTTCGTCTACGCCACCGATCGCCTGGCCGAGGATTTCAGCAGCATCCTCGCCTATCTGCGCCAGAAAACCGGGATCGAGCATTGGGTCGGCAGCGTCGGCATCGGCATTTGCGGCAACGACACCGAATATTTCGATCGCCCCGGGCTCGCGGTTCTGGTCGGCGTGCTGCCGGCCGGTTCCTTCCGCATGTTCCCGTCGATCACCAAGGGCCCCGACGAGCTCGCCGACGACATTCGCGCCTGGATGAAGCAGGCGCCGTCAGCGTTCGGCATCGTCCACGCCGACCCCGAAAACGCGGAAACGCCCCGGCTGCTCGAATCGCTCGCCGACGCGGGCGCGGGGTTCCTGGTCGGCGGGCTCGCGTCCTCGCGCGGGGCGCTTTACCAGATCGCCGGCCGGGTTACGGGCGGCGGCGTGTCCGGAGTGCTATTCGCGCCGGGAATCGCGGTCGCCACCGGCCAGAGCCAAGGCTGCGCGCCGGCCGGGCCGATGCACACGGTGACCGACGCGGTCGAAAACGTGATCGTCACCCTCGACGGCCAAAAGCCGATCGAGGTGCTGAAGGCGGACCTCGGTATCGCCGACGCGCGCGCGCTCCAGGAACTCAGCGGCACCGTCCATGCCGCGTTCCCGGTGGCGGGCTCCGATACCGGCGATTACACGGTGCGCACGTTGGTCGGCGCCGATCCGGTGCGCGGCTGGCTCGCGGTCGGGGGCGCGGTGGCGGCGGGCGATCGGATCATGTTCGTCCGGCGCGACCCGAAAAGCGCCGAATCGGACCTTGCGCGCATGGCCGATGATCTGAAACGCCGCACGGGCGGCCGACCGAAGGCCGGGATTTACATCAGTTGCATCGCCCGCGGCGTCGCCATGTTCGGCCGCGAAGGCCGCGAGCTGGATTTGATCCGCGCGCGGCTCGGCGATTTTCCGCTGGTCGGGTTCTACGCCGGGGGCGAGATTTCCAACGCCCGGCTTTACGGCTATACCGGGGTCCTCGCGCTCTTTCTCTGA
- a CDS encoding methyltransferase domain-containing protein: MSAWDPAQYLKFGGERLRPALDLLARIAAESPDTVYDLGCGPGTVTVLLRRRWPEARVVGVDSSDTMLAEARDKHPGIEFVCADIAHFVPDAPAGVIVSNAALHWLSDHARLFPGLVSRLAPGGVFAAQMPHVNHQTSHVLMAESADAGPWRDKARAALPRYPDHGAADYYGWLAPLCRAVEVWETVYHHALAGENAVLEWMKGAALRPMLARLAPAERDGFLADYGARLARAYPRRADGVTLFPFRRLFVVAAK; encoded by the coding sequence CTGAGCGCCTGGGACCCCGCCCAGTACCTGAAATTCGGCGGCGAGCGCCTGCGCCCCGCCCTCGATCTGCTGGCGCGGATCGCCGCCGAATCCCCCGATACGGTTTACGACCTCGGTTGCGGCCCCGGCACCGTGACGGTTTTGCTCCGCCGCCGCTGGCCCGAGGCGCGCGTGGTGGGGGTCGATTCGTCCGACACGATGCTGGCCGAAGCGCGGGACAAGCACCCGGGCATCGAATTCGTTTGCGCCGACATCGCCCATTTCGTTCCCGACGCGCCCGCCGGCGTCATCGTTTCCAACGCCGCGCTGCATTGGCTTTCCGACCACGCCCGGCTGTTCCCGGGCCTGGTTTCGCGTCTCGCGCCGGGCGGGGTCTTCGCTGCCCAGATGCCGCATGTAAACCATCAGACGTCGCATGTGCTGATGGCCGAAAGCGCGGACGCCGGCCCGTGGCGGGACAAGGCGCGCGCGGCACTGCCGCGCTATCCGGATCACGGCGCCGCCGACTACTACGGCTGGCTCGCGCCGCTCTGCCGCGCGGTCGAGGTGTGGGAGACCGTCTATCACCACGCGCTCGCGGGCGAAAACGCGGTGCTGGAGTGGATGAAGGGCGCGGCGCTGCGCCCCATGCTCGCCCGGCTCGCGCCCGCGGAACGGGACGGCTTTCTCGCCGATTACGGCGCCCGGCTCGCCCGCGCCTATCCCCGGCGCGCCGACGGGGTCACGCTGTTTCCGTTCCGACGATTGTTCGTCGTCGCGGCGAAGTGA
- the deoC gene encoding deoxyribose-phosphate aldolase, whose product MHYLASPDKGLDKLKHIELTDFSTKFDHTNLKPTSGKNDISRLCKEAVEYGFAAVCVAPRWVAYAAKRLSGKTANAVRICTVVGFPHGNTTTEDKKLEAVHAIENGASEIDMVISIGDLRDGNKKIVEYDIATVVEAVHDRSGIVKVILETAFLEDREITLGCKLSVQAGADYVKTSTGFGPKGADARIVRLMRQTVGDAVGVKAAGGIRTLADVRSMLDAGASRIGCSSSPEIVREFIETLPR is encoded by the coding sequence ATGCATTATTTGGCCTCGCCGGACAAAGGTCTCGATAAACTAAAGCATATCGAGTTGACAGACTTTTCTACGAAGTTCGATCACACGAATTTAAAACCGACGAGTGGCAAGAACGATATTTCGCGCCTCTGTAAAGAGGCCGTGGAATACGGCTTTGCCGCGGTTTGTGTTGCGCCGCGATGGGTCGCCTACGCAGCGAAACGACTATCTGGCAAAACTGCAAACGCTGTACGAATTTGCACTGTTGTGGGCTTCCCACATGGGAATACAACAACAGAAGACAAAAAACTTGAAGCGGTTCATGCGATCGAGAATGGTGCGTCCGAAATCGATATGGTGATTTCGATTGGCGATCTCAGAGACGGAAACAAAAAAATCGTAGAGTACGATATCGCCACCGTTGTCGAGGCCGTCCACGACCGCAGTGGTATCGTCAAGGTCATTTTGGAGACCGCGTTTCTGGAAGACCGTGAGATCACTTTGGGATGCAAGCTCTCTGTCCAAGCCGGCGCGGATTACGTAAAAACCAGCACGGGATTCGGTCCTAAAGGAGCGGATGCCAGAATAGTTCGTCTCATGCGCCAAACGGTGGGCGATGCCGTCGGCGTGAAGGCCGCAGGGGGTATTCGGACGCTCGCCGATGTCCGGTCGATGCTTGATGCGGGCGCATCGCGAATTGGTTGTTCGTCATCGCCGGAGATCGTTAGGGAGTTTATTGAAACACTGCCTCGGTAA
- a CDS encoding DUF547 domain-containing protein codes for MRITTGLAAFVAVLALAATAAAAPRAELWPRWTAHDPTSTRSVDHSDWDTLLARYNNAAADGSRRFDYAAVTAEDRRRLDAYVERLAATPVSALARDEQRAFWINLYNALTVRTVLERWPVASIREISISPGLFSVGPWGKKLVAVENEPLSLDDIEHRILRPIWKDARIHYALNCAAVGCPDLQPRAFTAANAEDLLERAAGAFVNHPRGVRIDDGRRLRVSSIYVWFRDDFGDGSDMAVIAHLARYAAPDLKARLAGIARVDDHAYDWAINAPLK; via the coding sequence ATGCGAATTACGACCGGATTGGCGGCATTCGTCGCCGTCCTCGCGCTGGCCGCGACCGCCGCGGCGGCGCCGCGCGCGGAATTGTGGCCGCGCTGGACGGCGCACGATCCGACGTCAACTCGGAGCGTCGATCATTCCGACTGGGATACTCTGCTCGCGCGTTACAATAACGCCGCCGCCGACGGCAGCCGCAGGTTCGATTACGCCGCCGTTACGGCGGAGGATCGCCGCCGACTCGACGCCTATGTCGAGCGCCTGGCCGCGACGCCGGTTTCCGCCCTCGCCCGCGACGAACAGCGGGCGTTCTGGATCAATCTCTACAATGCGCTCACGGTGCGCACGGTGCTCGAGCGTTGGCCGGTCGCGAGCATCCGCGAGATTTCCATCTCGCCCGGCCTGTTCAGCGTCGGCCCCTGGGGCAAGAAGCTCGTCGCCGTCGAGAACGAGCCCTTGAGCCTCGACGACATCGAGCACCGCATCCTGCGCCCGATCTGGAAGGACGCCCGCATCCATTACGCGCTCAACTGCGCCGCCGTCGGCTGCCCCGACCTGCAACCCCGCGCCTTCACCGCCGCCAACGCCGAGGACTTGCTGGAGCGCGCGGCGGGTGCGTTCGTCAACCACCCGCGCGGGGTCCGTATCGACGACGGCCGCCGGTTGCGGGTGTCTTCCATCTACGTCTGGTTTCGCGACGACTTCGGCGACGGTTCCGACATGGCCGTGATCGCGCACCTCGCCCGCTACGCCGCGCCCGACTTGAAGGCCCGGTTGGCCGGGATCGCGCGCGTCGACGATCACGCCTACGACTGGGCGATCAACGCGCCCCTCAAGTAA
- a CDS encoding helix-turn-helix domain-containing protein, with protein sequence MPRKKISAKSSRRSRRKGSVLGRALIASAKEALAHVRGEIELLSYEILVPSEIEAARIRRRLGLSQAAFARAFGLDVAAVQAWEQGRRRPDRAARILLAVIAKDPMAVRRALAA encoded by the coding sequence ATGCCGAGAAAAAAGATCTCCGCGAAATCGTCAAGGCGATCCAGGCGGAAGGGTAGTGTCCTTGGGCGCGCCCTCATCGCCTCGGCGAAGGAAGCCTTGGCCCATGTTCGTGGCGAAATCGAATTGCTGTCCTACGAAATCCTGGTGCCGTCGGAGATCGAGGCCGCCCGCATCCGCCGCCGCCTGGGTTTGAGCCAGGCGGCGTTCGCGCGCGCCTTCGGCCTCGACGTGGCGGCGGTGCAGGCCTGGGAACAGGGCCGCCGCCGTCCCGACCGCGCCGCCCGCATCCTGCTCGCGGTCATCGCCAAGGACCCCATGGCCGTGCGCCGCGCGCTGGCGGCTTGA